In Thermococcus stetteri, the following proteins share a genomic window:
- a CDS encoding glycosyltransferase family 2 protein, giving the protein MILFRRLRNMQKEKLRLIQSFLNIIPTNGFAGGNNVGIKFALSVLNPDYVLLLNNDTVVEPNFLTELVKAAESDEKIGSLQALLLKPDGRTIDSLGQELLKGGPKDIGIDSPYVRFDANMEIFGPCAAAALYKSQVLMEAGVFDDDFFVIYEDVDLSWRIRLAGHASVLVPTSTVYHKRGISGEEHSKMNTKIHYLRRNWILLLIRYYPSTMLLFPRANFNSLIEAIYYSIRRGELQEFIDEIKRSLWIRRRHIKNPLLIELQRRWIK; this is encoded by the coding sequence ATGATTCTGTTCAGAAGATTAAGGAATATGCAGAAGGAAAAATTAAGGTTAATTCAAAGTTTTTTGAATATAATCCCCACAAATGGCTTCGCCGGCGGGAATAATGTTGGCATAAAATTCGCCTTGAGCGTTTTGAATCCAGATTATGTTTTGTTGCTAAACAACGATACTGTAGTTGAACCAAACTTCCTGACAGAGCTGGTTAAAGCCGCAGAAAGCGATGAAAAAATTGGAAGCCTCCAGGCATTGCTGCTTAAGCCCGACGGGAGAACTATTGATTCGCTCGGTCAGGAGCTTTTAAAAGGCGGGCCCAAGGACATTGGTATTGATTCTCCATATGTCCGGTTTGATGCAAACATGGAAATATTTGGACCCTGTGCCGCTGCAGCTCTTTACAAATCGCAGGTATTGATGGAAGCTGGTGTATTTGATGACGACTTTTTTGTCATATACGAAGATGTGGACCTGTCCTGGAGGATCAGGCTGGCGGGGCATGCCTCTGTGCTGGTGCCCACATCCACCGTCTACCATAAACGGGGAATTTCGGGAGAGGAACATTCAAAAATGAACACAAAAATACACTATCTCAGGAGAAACTGGATACTTCTTCTTATTAGATATTATCCCTCCACCATGCTGCTGTTTCCCCGCGCCAACTTTAATTCGCTTATAGAAGCGATTTATTATTCCATAAGAAGGGGGGAACTTCAGGAGTTTATTGATGAAATTAAGAGAAGTTTATGGATTAGACGAAGGCACATAAAGAATCCTCTATTGATAGAGCTGCAAAGAAGATGGATCAAGTAA
- a CDS encoding glycosyltransferase family 2 protein, which yields MFPRVSIIILNWNGWKDTIECLESLYRITYPNYDVILVDNASKDDSVQKIKEYAEGKIKVNSKFFEYNPHKWLRRRE from the coding sequence GTGTTTCCCAGGGTGTCGATAATAATCCTCAACTGGAACGGCTGGAAAGATACGATAGAATGTTTAGAGTCACTTTATAGGATCACTTACCCTAATTATGACGTTATTTTGGTGGATAATGCTTCCAAGGATGATTCTGTTCAGAAGATTAAGGAATATGCAGAAGGAAAAATTAAGGTTAATTCAAAGTTTTTTGAATATAATCCCCACAAATGGCTTCGCCGGCGGGAATAA
- a CDS encoding alkaline phosphatase family protein → MDGHRKLLIIGLDGATWDVLMPLIEKKKLPTLEKLVKNGSYGFFKSTFPPVTGGAWLAIANWRSKQ, encoded by the coding sequence ATGGATGGTCATCGGAAATTATTAATCATTGGCCTCGACGGAGCCACATGGGACGTTTTAATGCCTTTAATAGAAAAGAAAAAGCTTCCAACATTGGAGAAACTAGTTAAAAACGGAAGCTATGGATTTTTTAAATCAACTTTTCCTCCAGTAACTGGCGGTGCGTGGTTGGCTATAGCAAATTGGAGGAGTAAACAATGA
- a CDS encoding glycosyltransferase family 4 protein yields the protein MKILQVVHGFPPKKRAGTEIYTYYLSKELAKRHEVHVLYPSLGNVKKPTSVSFTREGLILHELKLPKNKVRRFWNLLFFENTYMNKNVEEIFKKLLKEIKPDIIHFEHLIGLSTTLIDIAKEFDVSAVLTLHDYWFMCPNIQLLKYDYAICEGPEPNKCRECWVKRQASILSEALNHYHIPKLLVKKPLEFVIRESNSPEKFKRRNEYLKNLVLKVDKIIAPSRFLREMFIKYGIPEDKIVYSENGYNLDAFKGFKKKEKDTDKIIFGFVGGISKHKGVHILVDAFMNVPKDKAELRIYGNYNPNSRYIKEILVKTKSRNIKFMGRFEDVKEPYSEIDILVVPSIWHETGGPLVVKEAFATKTPVIASNIGCIPEFVENGKTGLLFKPNDTKDLYKKIMEIIENPELIDKFKSNITPPKSIEEQAKEIEGIYKSLMGGDSL from the coding sequence ATGAAAATCCTACAAGTTGTCCATGGGTTTCCTCCCAAGAAAAGAGCAGGAACGGAGATATACACATACTATCTCTCAAAAGAATTAGCCAAGAGGCATGAAGTCCACGTGCTTTATCCCTCATTGGGGAACGTTAAGAAACCTACTTCAGTTTCGTTTACTCGGGAGGGCCTTATTTTACACGAGCTGAAACTTCCGAAGAATAAAGTGCGGAGATTTTGGAACTTGCTATTTTTTGAAAACACTTATATGAACAAAAATGTTGAAGAAATATTTAAAAAGCTTCTGAAAGAAATAAAACCAGATATAATTCATTTTGAGCATTTAATAGGCCTATCCACGACTTTAATAGATATTGCTAAAGAATTTGACGTTTCAGCAGTTCTCACTCTCCACGATTACTGGTTTATGTGTCCGAATATTCAACTGCTTAAATATGATTATGCAATCTGTGAAGGGCCAGAACCAAATAAATGTCGCGAATGCTGGGTGAAAAGGCAGGCCAGTATTCTTTCCGAAGCTTTAAATCACTACCACATTCCTAAGCTTTTGGTGAAAAAGCCTTTGGAGTTTGTAATAAGAGAATCAAACTCTCCTGAGAAATTCAAAAGAAGAAACGAATACCTTAAAAATCTGGTTTTAAAAGTGGATAAAATTATAGCCCCCTCAAGATTCCTAAGGGAGATGTTCATCAAATATGGAATTCCAGAGGATAAGATAGTGTATTCTGAAAACGGATACAACTTGGATGCGTTTAAGGGATTTAAGAAAAAGGAGAAAGATACTGACAAAATAATTTTTGGGTTTGTTGGCGGGATAAGCAAGCATAAAGGTGTTCACATTCTAGTTGATGCATTTATGAATGTGCCAAAAGACAAGGCAGAATTGAGAATCTACGGAAATTACAATCCAAACTCAAGATATATTAAGGAAATTCTAGTAAAGACTAAAAGTAGAAACATAAAATTTATGGGAAGATTCGAAGACGTAAAGGAACCGTATTCCGAGATCGATATCTTAGTAGTTCCATCTATATGGCATGAAACAGGTGGTCCATTAGTCGTTAAAGAGGCTTTTGCAACAAAAACTCCAGTTATTGCATCCAATATTGGATGTATTCCAGAATTTGTGGAAAATGGAAAAACAGGCTTATTATTTAAACCAAATGACACAAAAGATTTGTATAAAAAGATAATGGAGATAATAGAGAATCCCGAGCTGATCGATAAATTTAAATCCAACATAACACCACCAAAGAGCATAGAAGAGCAGGCTAAAGAGATTGAGGGGATATACAAGTCACTCATGGGAGGTGATTCACTTTGA
- a CDS encoding class I SAM-dependent methyltransferase produces MKSEGFQVALKEYFEKYKYHPQYDFWIHDHLFKVGIPDSKLLNHIHSVVDYIHKTYMPDLKKNDIKILDLGCGMGEFATFLSVLGYNVVGVDMDEEQLRLAKILKDENRAKAKFINADATRLPFGDKEFNIIICFDVFEHVEDLLPICTEMRRVLKDDGVVFLRFPNKLKGYEDHVGLPLLPLLPERIFQFIFKKITKSRRYYQEGLHVYYRRFSEVYHVLRNCGFYIS; encoded by the coding sequence TTGAAAAGTGAGGGATTCCAAGTTGCTCTAAAAGAGTATTTTGAGAAATATAAATATCATCCTCAATATGACTTTTGGATTCATGATCATCTATTTAAGGTTGGCATACCTGATTCTAAGTTATTGAATCATATTCATAGCGTTGTAGATTATATTCATAAAACATATATGCCTGATCTTAAGAAAAATGATATTAAAATTCTCGATCTTGGTTGTGGTATGGGTGAATTTGCCACGTTTCTATCTGTATTAGGTTACAATGTGGTAGGAGTGGATATGGATGAGGAACAACTGAGGTTGGCGAAAATACTTAAAGATGAAAATAGAGCCAAAGCTAAATTTATTAATGCTGATGCAACAAGATTGCCTTTCGGGGATAAAGAGTTTAATATCATTATCTGTTTTGACGTTTTTGAGCATGTAGAGGACTTACTACCAATATGCACTGAAATGAGAAGGGTATTAAAAGACGATGGCGTTGTTTTTCTTAGATTTCCAAATAAATTAAAAGGGTATGAAGATCATGTAGGCTTACCTTTACTTCCCTTACTTCCAGAGAGAATCTTCCAATTTATTTTTAAAAAGATAACAAAAAGTCGGAGATATTACCAAGAAGGTTTGCATGTTTATTATAGGCGGTTTTCGGAAGTTTACCACGTGTTAAGGAATTGTGGGTTTTACATTTCTTAG
- a CDS encoding alkaline phosphatase family protein produces MSPKVLIIGLDGATWDLIKPWADKGELPAFKKLMENGTWGGLESTIPPWTIPAWESMSTGKNPEKLGFATFMVKDGYKFIPHNFRHKRQKMIWDILSDSGRRAVVANLPNIYIAQKINGCMIAGWLYLDKERITYPANLINELNEHCNGYEVDIFDVDFEKGKITGGPKDEEYLKRCDRLLEKHFLAFKYLLQKCEWDFGFLVFVTTDRIQHKYWDDKILLEHYRKIDKKLEEILDTVDKETIVFLVSDHGFGPIKYTLNINEFLIKEGYLKLKKPRRQSPSKLLNLVKRSGLLPVARALVNLAPATLANRLKESVSSISFEKMDIDWSSTKAFAYAVLGDIYLNVKGREPNGIVGPDEYDKVREEIIEKIRNLEYKGRKLNIQVLRKEEVWPEASLWDNLPDLVIVPTDDGVQDINPNIGSGEIITESEGTKGNHRLYGILLAYGPGIKKGYEIEGAKIYDIAPTVLHVFGLPVPDDMDGRVLMEIFEPDSEFAKRKPKYVDPGYYEKKQEDEKLKKAIKNLKLKRKL; encoded by the coding sequence ATGTCACCAAAAGTCCTAATCATCGGTCTGGACGGAGCAACGTGGGATTTGATAAAACCCTGGGCCGATAAGGGGGAACTGCCAGCATTCAAAAAGTTAATGGAAAATGGAACTTGGGGCGGCCTGGAATCCACAATCCCTCCGTGGACTATTCCCGCTTGGGAATCCATGAGCACCGGAAAGAATCCAGAGAAGCTGGGTTTTGCCACATTTATGGTAAAAGACGGCTACAAATTTATCCCCCATAACTTCAGACACAAACGGCAAAAAATGATATGGGATATCCTCTCTGATTCTGGCCGTAGGGCTGTTGTGGCCAATCTGCCGAATATCTATATAGCCCAAAAAATTAACGGGTGCATGATTGCTGGATGGCTTTACCTGGATAAGGAGCGCATCACGTATCCGGCTAATCTCATTAATGAACTGAATGAACACTGTAACGGATACGAGGTGGATATTTTTGATGTTGATTTTGAGAAGGGCAAGATAACCGGCGGCCCCAAAGATGAGGAATACTTAAAACGCTGTGATAGGTTGCTGGAAAAACATTTTCTGGCGTTCAAATATTTGCTGCAAAAGTGTGAGTGGGATTTTGGGTTCCTCGTGTTTGTGACCACGGACAGAATCCAGCACAAGTACTGGGATGATAAAATCCTGCTCGAACACTACAGGAAGATAGATAAAAAACTGGAAGAAATACTCGACACGGTGGATAAGGAAACCATAGTTTTTTTAGTTTCGGATCACGGATTCGGGCCCATCAAATACACACTCAACATAAACGAATTCCTCATAAAGGAGGGTTATCTAAAATTAAAAAAGCCCCGCAGGCAGAGCCCGTCCAAGCTGCTCAACCTTGTAAAGAGGAGCGGGTTGCTGCCCGTTGCCAGAGCACTTGTTAACCTGGCACCCGCAACGCTGGCCAATCGATTGAAAGAAAGTGTCTCATCCATAAGCTTCGAAAAAATGGACATAGACTGGAGCAGCACAAAAGCCTTTGCCTATGCGGTTCTTGGGGACATATACTTAAACGTTAAAGGGAGGGAACCAAATGGAATTGTGGGCCCCGATGAATATGATAAGGTGCGGGAAGAGATTATTGAAAAGATAAGAAACCTCGAATATAAGGGCAGAAAGCTGAACATACAGGTCCTCAGGAAGGAGGAGGTATGGCCTGAGGCTAGTCTGTGGGACAACCTTCCGGATTTGGTTATAGTGCCGACGGATGATGGGGTGCAGGATATAAATCCAAATATTGGAAGTGGAGAAATAATAACAGAATCAGAAGGCACAAAAGGGAACCACAGACTCTATGGCATCCTCCTTGCTTATGGGCCGGGAATTAAGAAGGGATACGAAATAGAAGGGGCAAAAATTTATGACATAGCCCCAACAGTTCTCCACGTCTTCGGCCTGCCAGTTCCAGACGATATGGACGGGAGAGTTTTGATGGAGATATTCGAGCCAGATTCAGAATTCGCCAAAAGAAAACCGAAATACGTTGACCCAGGCTATTATGAGAAAAAGCAGGAAGACGAAAAGCTCAAAAAAGCAATCAAAAACCTAAAGCTAAAGAGAAAGCTCTAA
- a CDS encoding sulfatase family protein: MDVSFSSSILTGLYPHNHNAYIHSKVKHPDYLKYFKPIRKSVLTLPEIFFALDYDVYFGTAIGLARFPLKGRIIPKIYPEDAPAEKLLNELRKWITKRRKPFFAYVHLGDLHEPFAPPKEFKSYFGKLKEKPEDKEEYRENRILLYDNILRYVDYAIERFYSYLEDSGLLDSTILLITADHGEEFWEHAELEAKHFYDPRGHSGGHGHNVFNEIIEVPILLDGAVKKKGDYTENRVSSVDITPTILDLLGVSHRLAFDGLELFDAAEKEKRPIISEATGYGYEKKALILGRYKLLYAPDDGVQWLFDLKKDPLEQHPIKDEEVTSVFVDKLNKMLKEDEKRRLKELVKLKA, translated from the coding sequence GTGGACGTATCCTTCAGTTCCTCGATTTTAACTGGTCTCTACCCTCACAACCACAACGCCTACATTCACAGCAAAGTTAAGCATCCTGATTATCTTAAATATTTCAAACCAATTAGGAAGAGTGTACTAACCTTGCCTGAAATATTCTTTGCTTTGGATTATGATGTCTACTTTGGAACAGCGATTGGACTTGCAAGATTTCCTTTAAAGGGGAGAATCATCCCCAAAATTTATCCGGAAGACGCTCCCGCCGAAAAACTGCTTAACGAGCTAAGGAAGTGGATAACAAAGAGAAGAAAGCCCTTCTTTGCATATGTTCATTTAGGGGATCTGCATGAACCTTTCGCTCCACCCAAAGAATTTAAAAGCTATTTCGGGAAATTGAAAGAAAAACCAGAGGATAAAGAGGAATATAGAGAAAACAGAATCCTTCTCTACGATAACATACTAAGATACGTTGATTATGCAATAGAGCGGTTTTATTCTTACCTCGAAGATTCCGGCTTGCTGGACTCTACAATTCTCCTGATTACCGCGGATCACGGGGAAGAGTTCTGGGAGCATGCGGAGCTTGAAGCAAAGCACTTTTATGACCCAAGGGGGCACTCCGGCGGGCACGGGCACAATGTTTTCAATGAAATTATTGAGGTGCCTATTTTGCTCGACGGTGCCGTTAAGAAAAAAGGGGATTACACTGAAAACAGGGTCAGCTCCGTTGATATCACTCCTACGATTTTAGATTTATTAGGTGTTTCCCACAGGCTAGCTTTTGATGGACTTGAGTTGTTCGATGCAGCCGAGAAAGAAAAGCGCCCAATCATATCAGAGGCAACGGGCTATGGTTACGAGAAGAAGGCCTTAATCCTGGGTAGGTACAAGCTCCTCTACGCTCCGGATGATGGCGTCCAGTGGCTCTTTGACCTTAAGAAAGACCCATTGGAGCAACACCCAATCAAAGATGAGGAGGTCACATCAGTATTTGTGGATAAGCTGAATAAGATGCTCAAAGAAGACGAGAAGAGGAGATTGAAGGAGTTAGTTAAACTGAAAGCTTAG
- a CDS encoding flippase, with translation MSEVSQALQKIARGTGIIFAGTVVSMLFGFLSRMIIARYFSTGEYGVFNLALTVLSIALVIATLGFQNSLPREVAVYREREPSRVKALISTALIIVAVNSLVLTVLLVILSGEISLIFHDERLLHALKVVAFALPFSALTGVIISTTQGFGRVREKVYFQNIIRPAVWLALVSLMAFLNLPLSSIFWVYVLTQAATFSAMLLEVFRIGILTSKAGFHPNREIGVKLVKFSVPLMLTGIAGFIMTWTDTLMLGYYESSDVVGLYNAAAPLARLLPVFLNSAAFLYPPIISQLYVQRKMSEMKRTYQILTKWIFLLTLPLFSVMFLFPEATISFLFGSKYVSTSSALQILALGFMFHTFLGLNGLSLLVIGESKFIMVSGLVSAVFNVILNAFLIPIYGMEGAAVATAVSYFIGNVLSSLKLYKETKIHPFSWNYVKPLVISFVLLGIIQTLNLNVPNVLYAIPVLFAFLLVYFFLVLLSRSVDKEDVELFLAIERKLGIDAEIIKKILRRFV, from the coding sequence ATGAGCGAGGTGAGTCAGGCACTGCAGAAGATTGCAAGGGGAACTGGAATCATTTTCGCCGGGACGGTTGTCTCGATGCTCTTCGGGTTTTTGAGCAGGATGATTATTGCGAGGTACTTTTCCACTGGAGAGTATGGTGTTTTTAATTTAGCTTTAACCGTTCTGAGCATTGCCCTTGTTATTGCCACGCTCGGCTTTCAAAACTCCCTGCCGAGGGAGGTTGCCGTTTACAGGGAGAGGGAGCCTTCGAGAGTTAAGGCTTTGATTTCGACGGCTTTAATTATAGTGGCCGTTAACAGCCTTGTCTTAACAGTTCTTTTGGTTATACTATCAGGAGAAATCTCGCTGATCTTCCACGATGAGCGTTTGCTTCATGCCTTGAAGGTGGTGGCATTTGCGCTGCCTTTTTCGGCTTTAACCGGCGTGATAATATCAACAACCCAGGGGTTCGGAAGGGTCAGGGAGAAGGTGTACTTTCAGAACATAATCCGGCCGGCCGTATGGCTGGCACTCGTTTCGCTCATGGCCTTCCTCAACCTTCCGCTCAGCTCGATATTCTGGGTTTATGTCCTGACTCAAGCCGCAACGTTTTCTGCCATGCTTCTTGAGGTTTTCAGGATTGGAATATTAACATCTAAGGCTGGATTTCATCCGAACCGGGAAATCGGGGTAAAGCTGGTTAAATTCTCGGTTCCGCTGATGCTGACCGGCATTGCGGGCTTCATCATGACATGGACGGATACATTAATGCTCGGCTATTATGAGAGCTCTGATGTTGTTGGTCTGTACAATGCTGCAGCACCTCTAGCCAGGTTACTTCCGGTATTCCTGAACTCTGCAGCATTTCTCTATCCTCCTATCATATCTCAGCTTTATGTTCAGAGAAAGATGAGCGAGATGAAGAGGACTTATCAGATTCTGACCAAGTGGATTTTTCTGCTGACCCTGCCCCTTTTTAGTGTGATGTTCCTCTTTCCAGAAGCTACCATAAGCTTTCTCTTTGGGTCTAAATACGTTTCCACTAGTTCGGCACTTCAAATTTTGGCTTTGGGTTTCATGTTTCACACTTTCTTAGGCTTAAATGGGCTGAGTCTTCTTGTGATCGGAGAGAGCAAATTTATTATGGTATCAGGTCTTGTTTCTGCAGTCTTTAACGTTATACTAAATGCTTTCTTAATTCCGATTTATGGCATGGAAGGAGCTGCAGTGGCTACCGCTGTTTCATACTTCATTGGAAACGTTCTGAGCTCGCTGAAGCTCTATAAAGAGACTAAAATTCATCCATTCAGCTGGAACTACGTGAAGCCTTTAGTTATTAGCTTTGTTTTGCTTGGGATTATCCAAACACTTAATCTAAATGTACCTAATGTATTGTATGCAATTCCAGTTTTGTTTGCTTTCCTCTTAGTTTACTTTTTCTTAGTGCTTCTGAGCAGAAGCGTGGATAAAGAGGATGTTGAGCTGTTCCTGGCGATAGAGAGGAAGCTGGGGATTGATGCAGAGATAATAAAGAAAATTTTAAGGAGGTTCGTTTAG
- a CDS encoding DeoR family transcriptional regulator, with protein MLYVKEKGSITNKEYQELFKVSRQTATRDLSELVKLGIFERVEKGKYKLKTHHESNMSQS; from the coding sequence GTGCTCTACGTGAAGGAGAAAGGCAGTATAACAAATAAAGAATACCAGGAGCTGTTTAAGGTTTCAAGGCAGACGGCAACACGGGATTTAAGTGAGCTGGTTAAATTGGGAATTTTCGAGCGTGTTGAAAAAGGCAAGTACAAGCTGAAGACTCACCATGAGTCAAATATGAGTCAATCATGA
- a CDS encoding DUF5615 family PIN-like protein, with the protein MRYLLDENVPLSLYKALQEKYDVKRVQEIRRGLSDREVLRIARKEECVLVTLDKDFASLQLASRKVTVVLIDIHPPLPWEVTEVFVNNIKIIGENPRKLIIMKKGKVIVL; encoded by the coding sequence ATGCGATATCTCCTTGATGAGAACGTCCCACTCTCGTTATATAAGGCGCTCCAAGAAAAGTACGATGTCAAAAGAGTTCAAGAAATACGAAGAGGTTTATCGGATAGAGAAGTTCTTAGAATAGCAAGAAAAGAGGAATGCGTTCTTGTTACTTTGGATAAAGACTTTGCTAGCCTCCAGCTGGCTTCAAGAAAAGTGACCGTTGTACTAATCGATATTCATCCACCTCTGCCCTGGGAGGTCACGGAAGTGTTTGTGAATAACATTAAAATAATCGGGGAGAATCCTAGGAAGCTTATAATAATGAAGAAGGGCAAAGTTATTGTTCTTTGA
- a CDS encoding DUF433 domain-containing protein, translated as MKRVESRIGVLGGKPVIKGTRIPVYLILELLGEGLSIEDILKEYPELTKEDVLDAIKFASKLAKVEIIDAISP; from the coding sequence ATGAAGAGAGTAGAGAGTAGAATTGGAGTTTTGGGTGGTAAGCCTGTAATCAAAGGGACAAGGATACCGGTGTACTTGATCCTGGAGCTTCTTGGAGAGGGACTTAGCATTGAGGATATCCTTAAGGAGTATCCAGAACTAACTAAGGAAGATGTCCTTGATGCTATTAAATTTGCCTCAAAACTTGCAAAGGTGGAAATCATTGATGCGATATCTCCTTGA
- a CDS encoding SLAC1 family transporter — protein sequence MLGLFKYCTITHELLPPLMAPAIWINLGPLGAGAVALLNLTKMLPVAGDAFRAFAFILWGFGLWWLAMAVLMTLHYLRNLHLPYSLAWWAFIFPLGAYVSATYNVGTAFGFGVMVDFGFVLYWFLLALWLITGAKTLLHDFSS from the coding sequence GTGCTGGGACTATTTAAATATTGCACCATAACCCACGAACTCCTACCGCCGCTCATGGCCCCGGCAATCTGGATAAACCTCGGTCCCCTGGGAGCCGGAGCGGTTGCTCTGCTGAACCTCACGAAGATGCTTCCCGTTGCGGGCGATGCGTTCAGGGCCTTCGCCTTCATCCTCTGGGGCTTTGGCCTGTGGTGGCTTGCCATGGCAGTCCTGATGACGCTCCACTACCTCAGAAACCTCCACCTCCCCTACAGCCTCGCCTGGTGGGCCTTCATCTTCCCCCTCGGGGCCTATGTGAGCGCCACCTACAACGTTGGGACGGCCTTTGGGTTTGGGGTTATGGTGGACTTTGGCTTTGTCCTCTACTGGTTCCTGCTGGCGCTGTGGCTGATCACGGGTGCTAAAACGCTCCTCCACGATTTCTCCTCCTGA
- a CDS encoding sulfite exporter TauE/SafE family protein, protein MNYFLISLAAFILSIIFSIGGIGSAIAIVPTMTWMGIPLMVAKPTGLFINTLSMLSATIKNIRHGKLDHRFGLPILVMATVFAPIGAYSGKFIPKKYVLWIFILFLLYSGTMMIFFKPRPRDGSGNHIVEGSLIGGLAGFLGGLLGVGGGGIISPTLIMLGYEPKKVAATTALVVFFSSLSGFLTYWGMGALDWKLLGVVSISAIAGGWIGTHLMHFKMSSEQVKKIIGVILYLIALKMVLKVL, encoded by the coding sequence ATGAACTACTTTCTGATATCGCTCGCAGCCTTCATCCTCAGCATTATATTTTCAATCGGCGGCATCGGAAGCGCCATAGCGATAGTTCCAACCATGACGTGGATGGGAATACCCCTAATGGTGGCCAAGCCGACGGGACTCTTCATAAACACGCTCTCCATGCTTTCAGCGACGATTAAGAACATAAGGCACGGCAAGCTCGACCACCGCTTCGGACTCCCGATACTGGTTATGGCAACGGTTTTTGCACCCATTGGGGCTTATTCAGGAAAGTTCATACCCAAGAAGTACGTCCTCTGGATTTTCATACTCTTCCTCCTATACTCTGGCACAATGATGATATTCTTCAAACCGCGGCCGAGGGACGGGAGCGGGAATCACATCGTCGAGGGTTCTCTCATAGGGGGGTTGGCAGGCTTTTTAGGGGGCCTCCTCGGCGTCGGCGGAGGGGGTATAATAAGCCCGACCCTCATAATGCTCGGCTACGAGCCGAAGAAGGTGGCGGCCACTACCGCCCTCGTGGTGTTTTTCTCGTCCCTGAGCGGCTTCCTGACCTACTGGGGGATGGGAGCGCTAGACTGGAAGCTCCTTGGGGTTGTTTCCATCTCGGCGATAGCCGGCGGCTGGATTGGGACTCACCTCATGCACTTCAAGATGAGTTCCGAGCAGGTGAAGAAGATAATAGGAGTGATTCTCTACCTGATAGCACTGAAGATGGTTCTCAAGGTTCTTTGA
- a CDS encoding SufB/SufD family protein: protein MVIKMDRVKEYEALVEIYEKEGLDTSLFGDRIAAIIISGEKIIGLNNVPGVQIKGEEIENGVKADVEIVEDVELPFPIHLCTGYLKSEGYQKVVFNIKVGRNSKVKFTSHCIFPYAKDFTHDAYARIQVGENASVLYEDEHVHGEGVRMMSKTEVELGRNARYTGKFSLTKHRARELKLEMVAKLGERAVLELESKIKAVKDDSVEVKEVAYLEGAYSRANLKSTVIAFDEARANVVNEAYGLGDYAKGHVECHEIVKGNADVQTVPLLRVKNDKVELTHEASIGRVNEAQLLQLMAKGLTEEEAAELIIRGLLRE from the coding sequence ATGGTCATTAAGATGGATAGAGTGAAGGAGTATGAAGCACTGGTGGAAATTTATGAAAAAGAAGGGCTGGACACTTCCCTCTTCGGCGACAGGATAGCGGCGATAATCATAAGCGGGGAGAAGATCATCGGCCTCAACAACGTCCCCGGGGTTCAGATAAAGGGGGAAGAAATAGAGAACGGCGTGAAGGCAGACGTTGAGATAGTCGAGGACGTTGAGCTTCCTTTCCCTATACACCTCTGCACGGGCTACCTGAAGAGCGAGGGCTACCAGAAGGTCGTCTTCAACATTAAGGTCGGCAGGAACTCGAAGGTGAAGTTCACATCCCACTGCATCTTTCCCTACGCGAAGGACTTCACGCACGATGCATACGCGAGGATACAGGTCGGGGAGAACGCGAGCGTCCTTTATGAGGATGAGCACGTCCACGGTGAGGGCGTGAGAATGATGAGTAAAACGGAAGTCGAGCTCGGCAGGAACGCCCGCTACACAGGAAAGTTCTCCCTCACGAAGCATCGAGCGAGGGAGCTGAAGCTTGAGATGGTGGCCAAGCTTGGCGAGAGGGCGGTTCTTGAGCTTGAGTCGAAGATTAAGGCAGTCAAGGACGACTCTGTTGAGGTAAAGGAGGTCGCCTACCTTGAGGGGGCATACTCAAGGGCCAACCTCAAGAGCACCGTTATAGCCTTCGACGAGGCGAGGGCGAACGTCGTAAACGAGGCCTACGGCCTCGGAGACTACGCCAAGGGGCATGTGGAGTGCCACGAGATAGTGAAAGGGAACGCGGACGTCCAGACTGTACCGCTCCTGAGGGTGAAGAACGATAAGGTCGAGCTCACCCACGAGGCCTCGATAGGAAGGGTAAACGAGGCCCAGCTCCTCCAGCTCATGGCGAAGGGTCTAACGGAGGAAGAGGCGGCCGAGCTGATAATAAGGGGACTCCTGAGGGAATGA